A genomic window from Lactobacillus sp. ESL0677 includes:
- a CDS encoding RluA family pseudouridine synthase, with amino-acid sequence MTENYQLEVKTEQGRLDKFIAAKIATLSRTRIKELIQDKQVLVNKKLEKVSYKVQPGDQIKVTVPALKPLAVTPENIPLDIVYEDEDVIIVNKPQGMVVHPAAGHPDHTLVNALLYHTKDLAASPEGFRPGIVHRIDKDTSGLLMIAKNAHARESLEDQLAHKTNKRQYLAIVHGNFNENSGIIDAPIGRNHYNRKKMAVVENGKGAVTHFTVLEQFKDYSLIRCQLETGRTHQIRVHLSYIGHPVAGDPLYGPHHTLQGHGQFLHAQVLGFSQPSSGKWLEFQIDPPQIFMQRLAELRETK; translated from the coding sequence ATGACTGAAAACTATCAGCTTGAAGTTAAGACTGAACAAGGACGGCTCGACAAGTTTATTGCTGCCAAAATTGCCACCTTATCGCGTACGCGTATCAAAGAATTAATTCAAGATAAACAAGTACTCGTCAATAAAAAGCTCGAAAAAGTTTCTTACAAGGTTCAGCCTGGTGATCAAATTAAGGTAACAGTTCCAGCTTTAAAGCCGTTAGCAGTTACTCCAGAAAATATCCCGCTAGATATTGTTTATGAAGATGAAGATGTCATTATCGTTAATAAACCTCAAGGAATGGTTGTTCATCCAGCAGCAGGACATCCCGATCATACCTTAGTTAATGCGCTGTTATACCATACAAAAGATTTAGCTGCCAGTCCTGAAGGCTTTCGCCCAGGGATTGTCCATCGCATTGATAAAGATACATCCGGCTTATTAATGATTGCCAAAAATGCTCATGCGCGGGAGAGCCTAGAAGACCAGTTAGCTCATAAGACTAATAAACGGCAATATTTAGCAATTGTTCACGGTAATTTTAATGAAAACAGTGGTATTATCGATGCACCAATTGGCCGTAATCATTACAATCGCAAAAAGATGGCCGTTGTTGAAAATGGTAAGGGTGCTGTCACGCATTTTACAGTACTTGAACAATTTAAGGATTATAGTTTAATTCGTTGCCAATTAGAGACCGGCCGGACACACCAAATCCGTGTCCATCTATCTTATATTGGTCATCCCGTTGCAGGCGACCCTTTATACGGCCCCCATCATACCTTACAAGGTCATGGGCAATTTTTACATGCTCAAGTTTTGGGCTTTTCACAACCATCTAGTGGCAAGTGGCTTGAGTTTCAGATAGACCCACCGCAAATCTTTATGCAGCGGTTAGCTGAATTAAGAGAAACTAAGTGA
- the lspA gene encoding signal peptidase II: protein MQFLYLIISLVVVLADQGLKSFISNNYALGEVHQVVPHILSFTYVQNNGAAWNILTGQMWLFYLISVFAIGVCLFYLFKPKYKNMLFDWGLALVLGGIIGNLIDRIHLKYVVDMLQLDFMHFNIFNIADSAITIGIILVFIYLLFFDESGNVND from the coding sequence ATGCAATTTTTATATTTAATTATTTCTTTAGTGGTTGTCCTTGCAGACCAAGGACTTAAGTCTTTTATCAGCAACAATTATGCCCTAGGAGAAGTCCATCAAGTTGTGCCGCACATTTTGTCATTTACTTATGTCCAAAATAATGGTGCTGCTTGGAATATTCTAACTGGGCAAATGTGGCTGTTCTATTTGATTAGCGTTTTTGCAATTGGTGTTTGTCTGTTTTATCTGTTTAAACCCAAATACAAGAACATGTTATTTGATTGGGGATTGGCTCTTGTTTTAGGGGGAATTATCGGTAATTTAATTGACCGCATTCACCTCAAATACGTAGTTGACATGCTGCAATTAGATTTTATGCATTTTAATATCTTTAATATTGCCGATTCTGCAATTACCATTGGCATTATTTTAGTGTTTATTTATCTGTTGTTTTTTGATGAAAGTGGTAACGTGAATGACTGA
- a CDS encoding formate--tetrahydrofolate ligase has product MKTDIQIAQEAQILPINEIAAKVDLTKADLEPYGYDKAKINWQAIKRVQSNEHLGKLILVTSISPTPAGEGKSTITIGLGDTINNQLHQKTMIALREPSMGPVFGLKGGATGGGQAQIIPMEDINLHFTGDMHALTAAIDTLAALVDNYIYQQNELHLDPNKIVLKRGIDVNDRSLRQVTVGQGSKFNGIEHKSSFAITVANELMAILCLATDINDLKKRIGAMLVGYTTANEPVYVKQLGFQGAIAALLSNALKPNLVQTIEHTPALVHGGPFANIAHGANSVIATNLALHLSDYTLTEAGFGSDLGGQKFMDFVSTKLDKKPDVSVIVATVRALKYQAEGSTDNLDQENLSALRSGFKNLKRHMNNMRNYDVPVIVLINHFATDTQAELDLLTQLVNEQGIDAKVVDYHERGSKGGIEAAQAVIDLANSGKSHLTPTYQAMDDVKTKIAKVAKNIYHATSVEYSEKAERDIQELEKIGKDKLPVIIAKTQYSFTDNAKLLGAPTNFTLHVKGASLRNGAGFIVITTGHVLDMPGLPKHPAALDIDVDNNGKISGLF; this is encoded by the coding sequence TTGAAAACAGATATTCAAATTGCACAAGAAGCACAAATTTTACCAATTAATGAGATTGCAGCTAAGGTAGATTTAACTAAGGCTGACCTTGAGCCTTATGGCTATGACAAAGCCAAGATTAATTGGCAAGCGATTAAAAGAGTTCAATCTAATGAGCACTTAGGTAAGCTGATTTTGGTAACCTCAATTTCACCAACACCGGCTGGTGAAGGTAAGTCAACAATAACAATTGGACTTGGTGACACGATTAACAACCAATTACATCAAAAAACTATGATTGCTTTGCGTGAGCCGTCAATGGGCCCTGTTTTTGGCCTTAAAGGTGGTGCCACTGGTGGTGGTCAAGCACAGATTATTCCAATGGAAGATATTAACCTGCATTTTACAGGTGATATGCACGCATTAACTGCCGCAATCGATACTTTAGCGGCACTTGTTGATAACTATATTTACCAACAAAACGAACTTCATCTTGACCCTAACAAAATTGTCTTGAAGCGCGGAATTGATGTTAATGACCGGAGCTTAAGGCAAGTAACAGTTGGCCAAGGTTCTAAATTCAACGGGATTGAACACAAGTCAAGCTTTGCTATCACCGTTGCTAACGAACTAATGGCAATTTTATGCTTAGCAACAGACATTAATGACTTGAAGAAACGAATTGGTGCCATGCTTGTTGGTTATACAACTGCTAATGAACCAGTTTACGTTAAGCAACTAGGCTTTCAAGGGGCAATCGCTGCACTTCTTTCTAATGCACTAAAGCCAAATTTAGTGCAAACAATTGAGCACACACCTGCATTAGTTCATGGCGGGCCATTTGCTAATATTGCTCACGGTGCTAACTCTGTTATTGCAACTAACCTTGCTCTTCATTTGAGTGATTATACTTTAACAGAAGCTGGTTTTGGTAGCGATCTTGGCGGCCAAAAGTTTATGGATTTTGTATCTACGAAACTTGATAAAAAGCCTGATGTTAGTGTTATTGTTGCAACGGTACGGGCATTAAAATATCAGGCTGAAGGTTCAACCGATAATCTGGATCAGGAAAATCTCTCTGCTTTACGCAGCGGTTTTAAGAATCTAAAGCGCCATATGAATAATATGCGCAATTATGATGTTCCTGTAATCGTCTTAATTAACCATTTTGCAACTGATACACAAGCAGAACTCGATTTACTGACACAGTTAGTTAATGAGCAGGGAATTGACGCCAAGGTAGTTGACTATCATGAGCGAGGCTCAAAAGGTGGTATTGAGGCTGCTCAAGCTGTCATTGACTTAGCTAATTCTGGTAAATCCCACTTGACACCAACTTATCAAGCAATGGATGATGTCAAAACCAAAATTGCTAAAGTTGCCAAAAATATTTATCACGCAACAAGCGTTGAATACAGCGAAAAGGCTGAGCGTGACATTCAAGAATTAGAAAAGATTGGAAAAGATAAATTGCCTGTTATCATTGCCAAAACGCAATATTCATTTACTGATAACGCAAAATTACTGGGGGCACCAACTAATTTCACTTTGCACGTTAAGGGTGCAAGCTTAAGAAACGGTGCTGGCTTTATCGTAATTACTACCGGACATGTTTTAGATATGCCGGGATTACCTAAGCATCCGGCAGCGCTTGATATTGATGTCGACAATAATGGTAAAATCAGCGGTTTATTTTAA
- a CDS encoding ISLre2 family transposase: MTSLLQDLQLLLDNLTTDTNKLLDCQLTFDDVLEAFMQKLRHWGLKLIGSYLEQLDASYKQLPSRKKQYEVKAMRTCIKQTLYGQLTFKRTYYQDKQDQHYFFWLDQALAFTKYSRMTLGFKAAVLENVAKYHYQAAIDLLKYSEIHSKTTVMNIVHRAGQLLPNQPDQVQARNKQIVYLEADEDHVAFQDGSNHFMKLVYLHEGYDESQKRHHLIKPKYFTGTYAGMANEQLWDEVLCYLEANYPQAKQFYLAGDGAPWIKAGAKYLPNCKFVLDRFHLLKYCRQAAVNTKAAAAYRLYHWALTGQRDKVELYFETRFSDPDLTSTQIAALNQAKTYLLGNWQAILNTQEAAYQRCTAEGHISHYLSERLSSRPMGWSKVGAESVARSIIFQLNGGDISQYLLNEQRKAAKEQRIRQVDHRFKAKNRPYYEYFQADFGETAKTHYWNQGIINGGQIFDLPEQII, translated from the coding sequence ATGACTAGTTTACTACAAGATTTACAGCTTTTGTTAGATAATTTAACTACTGATACTAATAAGCTGCTGGACTGTCAGCTTACTTTCGATGATGTCTTAGAAGCATTCATGCAGAAATTGCGCCATTGGGGTTTAAAGCTAATTGGTTCTTATCTTGAGCAGCTTGATGCTAGTTATAAGCAGTTGCCTAGTCGCAAAAAGCAGTATGAAGTTAAAGCCATGCGTACATGTATTAAGCAGACTTTGTATGGGCAATTAACTTTTAAGCGTACTTATTACCAAGATAAACAAGACCAACATTATTTCTTTTGGCTTGATCAAGCCTTAGCTTTCACCAAGTATAGCCGGATGACCTTAGGCTTTAAGGCGGCTGTTTTAGAAAACGTAGCTAAATATCATTATCAGGCAGCCATTGATTTACTTAAATACAGTGAAATCCATTCTAAAACAACAGTCATGAATATTGTTCATCGTGCAGGCCAGCTATTGCCTAATCAACCTGATCAGGTGCAAGCACGAAATAAGCAAATTGTTTATTTAGAAGCAGATGAAGATCATGTCGCCTTTCAAGATGGCAGTAACCATTTTATGAAGTTAGTGTACTTACACGAAGGCTATGATGAAAGCCAGAAGCGCCATCACTTAATTAAGCCTAAATATTTTACTGGTACTTATGCTGGTATGGCCAATGAACAACTGTGGGACGAGGTGCTATGTTATTTAGAAGCTAATTATCCGCAAGCTAAGCAGTTTTATCTTGCTGGTGATGGCGCGCCTTGGATTAAGGCGGGCGCTAAATATTTACCTAACTGTAAGTTTGTCTTGGATCGCTTTCATTTGTTAAAGTATTGCCGTCAAGCCGCTGTTAATACTAAGGCAGCTGCTGCTTATCGCTTATATCATTGGGCTTTAACCGGTCAGCGGGACAAAGTAGAATTATACTTTGAAACTCGCTTTAGTGATCCCGACTTAACATCAACGCAAATTGCCGCTCTTAACCAAGCTAAAACTTATCTATTAGGTAATTGGCAGGCAATTTTAAATACGCAAGAAGCAGCTTATCAGCGTTGCACCGCTGAAGGCCACATCAGTCATTATTTGTCAGAGCGGCTGAGTTCAAGACCAATGGGCTGGAGTAAGGTAGGAGCTGAAAGTGTAGCCAGAAGCATTATCTTCCAGTTAAATGGCGGCGATATTAGCCAATATTTGCTTAACGAGCAACGAAAAGCTGCTAAAGAGCAAAGAATTAGGCAAGTAGACCATCGTTTTAAGGCAAAGAACAGACCGTATTATGAGTATTTTCAAGCAGACTTTGGCGAAACGGCCAAGACACATTATTGGAATCAAGGGATCATTAATGGCGGGCAGATATTTGATTTACCCGAGCAAATAATTTAA
- a CDS encoding acyltransferase — MTKKHFIILGRVGLVYFSWVFVVLFLSLIIAYEGTHITNWPAIIFGLVFIILLIYTFLTSYWNEQYFKLPFKAKVKSSKKPEMFWQWRCLNVYVITVADLEKYYLLRIAKD, encoded by the coding sequence ATGACTAAAAAACACTTTATTATTCTTGGCCGTGTAGGGCTGGTCTATTTTAGCTGGGTATTTGTTGTATTATTTCTTAGCTTAATTATCGCTTATGAGGGCACACACATTACAAACTGGCCGGCTATCATTTTCGGCCTAGTTTTTATAATCTTACTAATTTATACCTTTTTAACTTCATATTGGAATGAGCAATACTTTAAACTACCGTTCAAGGCTAAAGTAAAAAGCAGCAAGAAGCCAGAAATGTTCTGGCAATGGCGCTGTTTGAATGTCTACGTAATCACTGTTGCCGATTTAGAAAAATATTATCTATTACGAATTGCTAAAGACTAG
- a CDS encoding metallophosphoesterase, which produces MITDKLNSEFWVITDTHLIADSLHDDGSAFARMQNTSQGKDLVYQEVALSAFCKMAQEKKPAAIIVTGDVTFNGELISAQKFQEIFSSLTETKLLVLPGNHDIYDGWARSFKAAKQSLTPQISPQAWRQVFKSTYDCSLNQDPHSLAYSVQLNPQYLLLMLDSNIYDTQENFNSPNTEGQISDDQFVWLEKQLIAAHQHHLRPLLFMHHTLYVHNPEVNRGFVLNNAPLLRQLCQKYDVKIVFSGHIHAQNIIGPVGKAPTTEVVTSSFCSYDQAYGVVKVSPKQVIYQRKTFDMVPYLTDLERQNHRLTHFHQYLKDIQLRNLSSQSETANPLLDEQSPLIKEANDLFLNMNFNYFTGHNHISQEKLDEIHNSIAYKTLEAMHPKFRSYMKTLYDTSQHSNLEATVRYNQE; this is translated from the coding sequence ATGATTACAGATAAGTTAAACTCTGAATTTTGGGTAATTACAGATACGCATTTAATTGCGGACAGTCTTCACGACGATGGCTCAGCTTTTGCACGAATGCAAAATACCAGTCAGGGTAAAGACCTAGTGTACCAAGAAGTCGCCTTGAGTGCCTTTTGTAAGATGGCACAAGAAAAGAAACCAGCGGCGATTATTGTAACTGGCGATGTCACTTTTAATGGTGAACTGATTTCCGCACAAAAATTTCAAGAGATTTTTAGTAGTTTGACTGAAACAAAATTACTGGTTTTGCCCGGTAATCACGATATTTATGATGGCTGGGCTCGTAGCTTTAAAGCTGCCAAGCAAAGTCTAACTCCGCAAATTAGCCCCCAAGCTTGGCGGCAAGTTTTTAAATCAACCTATGATTGCAGTTTAAATCAAGACCCACATTCTCTGGCGTACAGCGTGCAACTAAATCCGCAATATCTTTTGTTAATGCTAGATTCCAATATTTATGATACTCAAGAAAATTTTAATTCGCCAAATACTGAAGGCCAGATTAGTGATGATCAATTTGTCTGGCTTGAAAAGCAATTAATTGCGGCACACCAACATCATTTGCGGCCGCTGCTATTTATGCACCATACACTTTACGTTCATAATCCTGAAGTTAATCGCGGCTTTGTTTTAAACAACGCACCACTTCTACGGCAATTATGCCAAAAATACGACGTTAAAATAGTTTTTTCTGGTCATATTCACGCACAGAATATTATTGGTCCAGTTGGCAAGGCACCAACGACTGAAGTTGTGACCTCAAGCTTTTGTTCTTATGACCAAGCATATGGTGTTGTCAAAGTTAGTCCTAAGCAAGTTATTTATCAGAGAAAAACATTTGACATGGTACCGTATTTGACCGATCTAGAGCGACAAAATCATCGCTTGACCCACTTTCACCAATATTTAAAAGACATTCAGTTGCGTAATTTGAGTAGTCAATCTGAAACTGCCAATCCGTTGCTTGATGAACAGTCACCATTAATTAAAGAGGCAAATGACTTGTTTCTTAATATGAATTTTAATTACTTTACTGGTCACAATCATATTAGCCAGGAAAAGCTCGATGAAATTCATAATTCGATTGCTTACAAAACGCTTGAAGCAATGCATCCTAAATTCCGTAGTTATATGAAAACATTGTATGATACGTCGCAACATAGTAATTTAGAAGCAACAGTTAGATATAATCAGGAGTAG
- a CDS encoding class I SAM-dependent RNA methyltransferase, translating to MKQYQLYTTMGAGFESVVAKELQSLGYETKTENGRVFFKGNQADIVKTNLWLRTADRVKILLKEFKATDFDTLYNQVYDFDWAELLPIDAKFPVQGRSVRSKLHSEPGIQSIVKKAIVNKMSAQYHRRGFLPESGNEYPLDIHIYKDTARVSLDTTGASLFKRGYRIEHGGAPLKENFAASLIKLTPYDGTHPLIDPMTGSGTLAIEAALIARNIAPGTWRKFAFDGFDWFDASLHETALKEAKSQVRPLEQPIWASDIDQSILEIAKLNAHNAGVLQDINFKQVAVKDFATDLENGVIIANPPYGKRLKDKESAEALYKQMGEVFRKYESFSQYYLVGDPDFEKCFGQRATKKRKLFNGNLRVDFYQYWANKK from the coding sequence ATGAAACAATACCAACTTTATACAACAATGGGCGCGGGCTTTGAAAGTGTCGTTGCCAAAGAACTGCAATCGCTTGGTTATGAAACCAAAACAGAAAATGGCCGCGTTTTCTTTAAGGGTAATCAAGCAGACATCGTTAAGACTAACCTGTGGCTACGGACTGCAGACCGTGTTAAAATTTTGCTAAAAGAGTTCAAGGCTACCGACTTTGACACGCTTTATAACCAAGTTTACGATTTTGATTGGGCAGAATTATTGCCAATCGATGCTAAATTTCCAGTTCAAGGCCGTTCCGTTAGGTCAAAATTGCATTCTGAACCGGGCATCCAATCAATTGTTAAGAAGGCCATCGTCAATAAAATGTCCGCCCAGTATCACCGCCGTGGCTTTTTGCCAGAAAGTGGCAACGAATATCCGCTGGACATTCACATTTATAAAGATACAGCGCGGGTTTCCCTTGACACGACTGGCGCGAGTTTGTTTAAGCGCGGTTATCGTATCGAGCACGGTGGCGCACCGTTAAAAGAAAATTTTGCGGCCAGCCTAATTAAGTTGACTCCTTATGATGGTACGCACCCATTAATCGACCCAATGACTGGTTCGGGAACTTTAGCAATTGAGGCAGCGTTAATTGCCAGAAACATTGCTCCTGGTACTTGGCGTAAATTTGCCTTTGACGGCTTCGATTGGTTTGATGCTAGTCTGCACGAAACAGCGTTAAAAGAAGCTAAATCTCAGGTTCGACCATTGGAGCAACCAATCTGGGCCAGTGATATTGACCAGTCAATTTTAGAAATTGCCAAGTTGAATGCTCACAATGCTGGCGTGCTGCAGGATATTAACTTCAAGCAGGTAGCAGTCAAGGATTTTGCAACAGACCTAGAAAATGGCGTCATTATTGCTAATCCGCCATATGGTAAGCGATTAAAAGATAAGGAATCTGCCGAAGCTTTGTATAAGCAAATGGGTGAAGTCTTCCGTAAATATGAGAGTTTTAGTCAATATTACTTAGTTGGTGACCCTGATTTTGAAAAATGTTTCGGTCAACGAGCAACCAAAAAGCGTAAATTATTTAACGGTAACTTGCGTGTTGACTTTTACCAATATTGGGCAAATAAAAAATGA
- a CDS encoding DivIVA domain-containing protein codes for MPDLNDIQLSTEDILKKQFRTKVKGIDPDEVDAFLDKVIADYDTFEQIIEDLYGQIGDLQGKLITDQQKEKTLENQQSRRTVPTDTVRTYTPSSQTSTFNSFVDNDSEQETENSTNMAIIQRISALERKVYNLERRVYGLQK; via the coding sequence ATGCCAGATTTAAATGATATTCAATTATCCACCGAGGATATTTTGAAAAAACAATTTAGAACTAAGGTCAAGGGCATTGACCCAGACGAAGTCGATGCCTTCTTAGATAAAGTAATTGCCGATTATGATACTTTTGAACAGATTATCGAGGACCTCTATGGTCAAATTGGCGATTTGCAAGGAAAATTAATCACTGACCAGCAAAAAGAAAAAACGCTAGAAAATCAACAATCACGGCGCACTGTACCAACTGATACTGTCCGGACTTATACTCCAAGCAGCCAAACCAGCACATTTAATTCTTTTGTAGATAACGATAGCGAGCAAGAAACCGAAAATTCGACTAATATGGCAATAATTCAACGGATTTCAGCTCTTGAGCGCAAGGTCTATAACTTGGAAAGACGAGTTTATGGGTTACAAAAGTAA
- a CDS encoding DUF1273 domain-containing protein → MQRLWVTGYRNYELNTFGDKDPKIKIIKLVLEKRMTTRLEDGQLDWVITGANLGVEQWASEVAIKLRERYPLRVSIITPYEEFAGRWNEANQGKFINLKNQVDFYASTSSHAYQSPVQLRNYQNFMLTHTDEALMIYDPENPGKPKFDYNLIKKHQETKDYPLELIDFYDLQDAAEEYQESLEDKKLSE, encoded by the coding sequence ATGCAACGACTATGGGTTACCGGTTATAGAAATTATGAATTAAATACTTTTGGTGATAAGGATCCTAAAATAAAGATCATTAAGCTGGTTTTAGAAAAGCGCATGACAACGCGTTTAGAAGATGGGCAACTCGATTGGGTAATTACCGGCGCTAACTTAGGAGTTGAACAGTGGGCCAGTGAAGTGGCAATCAAATTACGTGAACGTTATCCTTTGCGGGTTTCAATAATTACGCCGTACGAGGAATTTGCAGGCCGCTGGAATGAGGCCAACCAAGGAAAATTTATCAATTTAAAGAATCAGGTTGATTTTTACGCTTCAACTTCCAGTCACGCATATCAAAGTCCGGTGCAGCTGCGTAATTATCAAAATTTTATGTTGACGCATACGGATGAAGCACTAATGATTTATGATCCCGAAAACCCAGGTAAGCCAAAATTTGATTATAATTTAATCAAAAAACACCAAGAAACCAAGGATTATCCCCTAGAATTAATTGATTTTTATGATTTACAAGATGCTGCAGAAGAATATCAGGAAAGTCTTGAAGATAAAAAGCTATCAGAATAA
- the recU gene encoding Holliday junction resolvase RecU, which yields MVKYPSGSLAAFRKSTKEPKIRKKFEHRKNVSFSGRGMTLEQMINESNKYYRLKEIAVVHKKPTPVQIVKVDYPKRSRAVIREAYFRQESTTDYNGVYQGYYLDFEAKETKNKTNFPLKNFHEHQIVHLEECLKQRGICFTIIGFTSLKRYFVTPASFIIKAWWTKDKSSVTLPEVEKWSVEIKSGFQPTLPYLIAVDHFITDRNMNNGKQ from the coding sequence ATGGTCAAATATCCAAGCGGTAGTTTAGCCGCATTTCGTAAATCAACCAAAGAGCCCAAAATTCGCAAAAAATTTGAACACCGCAAGAATGTTAGCTTTTCTGGACGTGGGATGACCTTGGAACAAATGATTAACGAGTCAAATAAATATTATCGTCTAAAAGAGATTGCCGTTGTACACAAAAAGCCAACGCCGGTACAGATTGTCAAGGTTGATTATCCTAAACGCTCTCGGGCTGTAATTCGTGAAGCATACTTTCGCCAAGAGTCAACAACGGACTATAATGGGGTATATCAAGGTTATTATTTAGACTTTGAAGCTAAAGAAACCAAAAACAAGACTAATTTCCCGCTAAAGAACTTCCATGAACATCAAATTGTACATTTGGAAGAATGTTTAAAGCAGCGAGGAATTTGCTTTACCATCATTGGTTTTACAAGCTTAAAGCGGTATTTTGTTACCCCGGCAAGTTTCATCATTAAAGCATGGTGGACCAAGGATAAAAGCTCGGTAACTTTACCTGAGGTAGAAAAATGGTCAGTTGAAATTAAAAGTGGTTTTCAGCCTACGCTGCCCTATTTAATTGCTGTCGACCATTTTATTACAGATAGGAATATGAATAATGGCAAACAATAA